The proteins below are encoded in one region of Bremerella sp. P1:
- a CDS encoding DUF4350 domain-containing protein encodes MNGLSSSRYLVLLLLLACGIIVGCGKPSSKLRTAYGKRTGNEAGSVNGTKALSEMFREAGYYVRSYSAVSPSMLRHNVIVWFPNSFDGPTPEFRDTILRWLEEEEGRTFIYVGRDFDASIQYWNDVLNKVDPAEKLDVMRQRSLAIESFDKLRNYQSPQADYQFYKIERDAPRRVASSLSGPWAKGIDASKTQIELRSRMIPADEDTIYKGFDTFDEDAVPIHLVEDSEILLSTGKEAIVARLGSDYSDNQIILVNNGSFLLNLPLVNPEHRKLAAKLVNQCDESYYAPDSVAFLETEGGVRIMNADQSTDGNSGWEWLSKWPLNLVGLQMAWWLIVLCFALYPIFGRAKKLPSAETSDFKKHIDSVGDLLQATDDHGYAQLRVQQYHQAMKGDAVYRRSKVRRGEGK; translated from the coding sequence ATGAACGGCTTAAGCTCTTCCCGCTATCTCGTCCTGCTGTTGCTGTTGGCCTGTGGGATTATCGTTGGCTGTGGTAAGCCCAGCAGTAAGCTCCGTACGGCTTACGGCAAGCGAACTGGTAATGAAGCTGGCAGCGTCAACGGTACCAAGGCCCTGTCCGAGATGTTCCGTGAGGCAGGCTACTACGTTCGCAGCTATAGCGCTGTCTCACCAAGCATGCTCCGACACAACGTGATCGTCTGGTTCCCCAATAGCTTCGACGGTCCAACTCCTGAATTTCGCGACACCATTTTGAGATGGCTGGAAGAGGAGGAAGGTCGCACGTTCATCTACGTGGGACGCGACTTCGACGCTTCTATCCAGTATTGGAATGATGTGCTTAACAAGGTCGACCCAGCGGAAAAGCTTGATGTCATGCGACAGCGCAGCCTGGCGATCGAGTCGTTCGATAAGCTGCGAAACTATCAATCACCGCAAGCAGACTACCAGTTCTACAAGATCGAACGGGACGCCCCGCGGCGGGTTGCCTCATCCCTTTCGGGACCTTGGGCCAAGGGGATCGACGCCAGTAAGACTCAGATCGAACTGCGATCGCGAATGATCCCAGCCGATGAAGATACGATCTATAAAGGTTTCGATACCTTCGACGAAGATGCTGTTCCCATTCATTTAGTGGAAGATTCGGAGATCTTGCTAAGCACGGGCAAAGAAGCAATCGTTGCTCGCCTGGGAAGCGACTATAGCGACAATCAAATCATTTTGGTCAACAACGGTTCTTTCCTGTTGAATCTGCCGCTGGTCAATCCAGAACACCGCAAGTTAGCGGCCAAGCTGGTCAATCAGTGCGACGAGTCTTATTATGCCCCCGACAGTGTGGCCTTCCTGGAAACAGAAGGAGGCGTTCGCATCATGAATGCGGATCAGTCCACCGACGGCAACAGTGGTTGGGAATGGCTCTCGAAATGGCCCCTGAATTTGGTCGGCCTGCAAATGGCCTGGTGGCTGATCGTCCTCTGCTTTGCGTTGTACCCCATTTTCGGTCGCGCGAAGAAGTTGCCATCGGCCGAGACATCCGACTTCAAAAAGCACATCGATTCCGTGGGCGACCTGCTGCAGGCAACCGATGATCACGGTTACGCTCAGCTACGCGTTCAGCAATATCATCAAGCAATGAAAGGAGACGCCGTCTACCGTCGATCGAAGGTACGTCGAGGCGAGGGCAAGTAA
- a CDS encoding AAA family ATPase, whose product MSSSTPDIIEFPCSGCGKKLRVGPEAAGKKARCPQCDNVQVVPTSSEANGTSQVVGEPPTEASPAPPAAEATPSGSLGDDLFASMDQPSVQPPAEQPPAQLTPEPEAPAQPLRPTSTTLQGHHADDSAFSETRDLFQRITDEISKIYVGQEELVLGTLVALFSGGHVLIESAPGLGKTLFVRTLGRVLGCNFGRVQFTADLMPSDITGAPFFDMKSNEFRFRPGPIFTQLLLADEINRSPAKTHAALLEVMQEFRVTIDGTSHKIDRPFLVMATQNPIESEGTYNLPEAQLDRFMFKLNLDYPSELEESEILKQHSQQVDINKRLDEELEVIASPAKIMEVTKQNGDVLIADKLIDYINQIVRLTRTWPQFHLGASPRAGITLMQGARTLAAFNGRDYAVPDDVVQIALPALRHRIVLSAEAEVEGHTADELLKELIRTIEVPRL is encoded by the coding sequence ATGAGTAGTTCCACCCCTGACATTATCGAATTTCCTTGTAGCGGCTGTGGCAAGAAGTTGCGTGTCGGCCCGGAAGCCGCCGGCAAGAAGGCACGCTGTCCGCAGTGCGACAACGTGCAGGTCGTTCCCACTTCCAGCGAAGCGAACGGAACCAGCCAAGTGGTAGGTGAGCCGCCCACCGAGGCATCGCCCGCACCTCCTGCCGCGGAAGCAACACCAAGCGGCAGCTTGGGGGACGATCTTTTCGCTAGTATGGATCAGCCCAGCGTTCAACCTCCTGCTGAACAACCGCCGGCCCAGCTAACTCCAGAGCCAGAGGCCCCGGCCCAACCGCTTCGCCCGACCAGCACAACGCTGCAGGGGCACCATGCGGATGACTCGGCTTTCTCGGAGACGCGCGATCTCTTCCAGCGCATCACCGACGAGATCTCGAAGATCTACGTGGGTCAGGAAGAACTGGTGCTTGGTACGCTGGTCGCCCTGTTCAGCGGCGGACACGTGCTGATCGAAAGTGCTCCGGGTCTGGGCAAGACGCTCTTCGTGCGAACGCTCGGACGCGTGCTGGGGTGCAACTTCGGTCGTGTGCAGTTCACTGCCGACTTGATGCCGTCGGACATCACCGGTGCGCCATTCTTCGATATGAAGTCGAATGAGTTCCGCTTCCGCCCCGGTCCGATCTTCACCCAGCTACTGCTGGCCGACGAAATCAATCGTTCGCCTGCCAAGACGCACGCCGCTCTGCTGGAAGTGATGCAGGAATTCCGCGTGACGATCGACGGAACGAGCCACAAGATCGATCGCCCCTTCCTGGTGATGGCCACGCAAAACCCGATTGAGTCGGAAGGGACCTACAACCTGCCGGAAGCCCAGCTCGACCGCTTCATGTTCAAACTGAACCTCGACTATCCGAGCGAACTGGAAGAATCGGAAATCTTGAAGCAGCACAGCCAGCAAGTCGACATCAACAAGCGTCTCGACGAAGAGCTGGAAGTCATCGCTTCACCCGCCAAGATCATGGAAGTCACCAAGCAAAATGGGGACGTGCTGATCGCCGACAAGCTGATTGACTACATCAATCAAATCGTGCGTCTGACCCGTACGTGGCCGCAATTCCACTTGGGGGCATCTCCTCGAGCCGGGATCACGTTGATGCAAGGGGCACGCACCTTGGCCGCGTTCAATGGCCGTGACTATGCCGTGCCTGACGACGTGGTTCAGATCGCCTTGCCTGCTCTGCGGCACCGTATTGTCCTTTCGGCCGAAGCCGAAGTGGAAGGGCACACGGCCGACGAGCTACTAAAAGAACTCATCCGCACGATCGAGGTGCCGCGTCTGTGA
- a CDS encoding DUF58 domain-containing protein, translating to MISIVQDFFVGLWDNVLTQPMMQLLAMVIPLAILARWMRTTPTIWLALTFAALMPVPVIAILLADAGSLMGPILFLLAVALTVGIFSFVQFLAHSLGWKRFQVSFLPFSARVWLGITFMAALGICVLFAFATIGNSLTWVAWTLLALNIAIAVIAAIDLSSLPSAKDFSVERETSRIASLLKKQKVILTITYKGPLNLHLSVRDDVPQQFQAVPEEFNLDVEPRSRTTVHYEMEPTKRGSFAMDTVFIQVDSKLRFWKKIVKVPAHIAISVYPDMKQLAEYALLARTNRLSLVGVRRTRKVGQDHDFERLRDYTRDDNYKHIDWRSTARRRRLTVREFQTSQSQRIMFMIDCGRMMTNEADGISLLDHAFNAMLMLSFVALRQGDSVGAIAFSDRVHKYVPPKSGANQMNHLLHASYDQFPQLVESRYDEAFMHLRTNCRKRSLVVLITNVIDEVNSHQIEQYLTTLVGRHLPLGVLLRDHRLFDAAENEKPYGAELFRAAAAAEILTWRHHVLTDLSHKGVLALDVFPEDLTANLVNQYLEIKARHLL from the coding sequence GTGATCTCGATCGTACAAGACTTCTTCGTCGGACTGTGGGATAACGTCCTCACCCAACCCATGATGCAATTGCTGGCCATGGTGATTCCGTTGGCCATTCTTGCTCGGTGGATGCGGACGACGCCCACGATCTGGCTGGCCCTGACCTTCGCGGCGCTGATGCCGGTGCCAGTGATCGCCATTTTGCTGGCCGACGCCGGCAGCCTGATGGGACCGATCCTGTTCCTGCTGGCGGTTGCCTTGACGGTGGGCATCTTTTCGTTTGTTCAGTTTCTCGCCCATTCCCTGGGGTGGAAGCGTTTCCAGGTTTCCTTCCTGCCATTCTCCGCACGCGTATGGCTGGGAATAACCTTCATGGCGGCGTTGGGCATTTGCGTGCTGTTTGCCTTCGCTACGATCGGCAACTCGCTCACGTGGGTTGCCTGGACGCTGCTGGCCTTGAATATTGCCATCGCGGTGATTGCCGCGATCGACCTGTCGAGCCTGCCGAGTGCGAAGGACTTTTCGGTCGAGCGCGAAACGAGTCGCATCGCTTCGCTGCTGAAGAAACAAAAAGTGATCCTGACCATCACCTACAAGGGTCCACTCAATCTTCACTTGTCGGTCCGCGATGACGTCCCGCAGCAATTCCAGGCCGTGCCGGAAGAGTTCAACCTGGACGTTGAACCACGCAGCCGGACGACCGTGCACTACGAAATGGAACCGACCAAGCGTGGGTCGTTTGCCATGGATACGGTTTTCATCCAGGTCGATAGCAAGCTGCGATTCTGGAAAAAGATCGTCAAGGTCCCGGCTCATATCGCCATCAGTGTTTATCCCGACATGAAGCAGTTGGCCGAGTACGCACTGCTTGCCCGTACCAACCGCCTGAGCCTGGTCGGCGTGCGGCGTACGCGGAAGGTTGGGCAGGACCATGATTTTGAACGCCTGCGCGACTACACGCGGGACGACAACTACAAGCATATCGACTGGCGAAGCACGGCTCGGCGACGGCGCTTGACGGTTCGCGAGTTTCAAACCAGCCAGAGCCAGCGGATCATGTTCATGATCGACTGCGGGCGCATGATGACCAACGAAGCGGATGGCATCAGCCTGTTGGATCATGCGTTCAATGCCATGCTGATGCTCAGTTTCGTTGCGCTGCGGCAGGGAGACTCGGTCGGGGCGATCGCGTTTTCCGATCGCGTTCACAAGTACGTGCCACCCAAGTCCGGCGCGAACCAGATGAATCATCTGCTGCATGCCAGCTACGATCAATTCCCACAGTTGGTCGAATCCCGCTACGACGAAGCGTTCATGCATCTGCGGACGAACTGCCGAAAGCGGTCGCTGGTCGTGCTGATCACCAACGTGATCGACGAGGTCAACTCGCATCAGATCGAGCAGTACCTGACGACGCTGGTCGGGCGGCATTTGCCGCTGGGCGTGCTGCTGCGGGATCATCGCCTGTTCGACGCGGCCGAGAATGAAAAGCCATACGGAGCCGAGTTATTTCGGGCTGCGGCCGCCGCCGAAATCCTTACCTGGCGGCATCACGTGCTAACCGATCTCAGCCATAAAGGGGTGCTGGCCTTGGATGTCTTCCCAGAAGACTTAACCGCCAACCTCGTGAATCAGTATCTCGAGATCAAGGCGCGGCATCTGCTTTAA
- a CDS encoding ArnT family glycosyltransferase, whose amino-acid sequence MNTPLEAMKADSEDSTLWTRRAIWLLLGLGLFRILYLAFDPFDLVHDEAYYWDWSRQLDYGYFSKPPMIAWIIGLSTRLLGDHEFAVRLPAALLGTGSLAFVFLLARRMYDAKVGFWATLLAAMTPGNAAMSLLMTIDAPFLFFWSVAMYCFWRLLERGEDRWKWLVATTVVIGLGLLTKQTMAGMLVFGGLFVLLSREDRHEAIRPTLYVCAVGALLFLAPVFYWNYQHDWVTLHHTSEHFQGEPVTLLRRVAVSLEFVGGLFGVISPVTFFLFACVTAFGLFAFRSVGRRERYLLCLSALPMMLVLGLSLKQRLELNWPAPFFSAGIILVAAWALGRFQLPGLFLKGSETRLRYAATVGAIFLAGTYAMPLALPMLGLNGSKVDVLVRLRGWEELGNEVGSRLETHQAGSQAMIVTAGRAVASELAFYMPQHPKVYLWGDNQFPLSQYDVWGGPEATESQDFLLVAHQEDEIPLPLKMAFESIELLEEVEVEVGPNRKHAVTVYRGQGFRGWSVAKSIQADQQTMHR is encoded by the coding sequence ATGAATACACCACTTGAGGCCATGAAGGCCGATTCAGAAGACTCGACTTTGTGGACTCGCCGAGCGATCTGGCTGTTGCTGGGCTTGGGACTGTTTCGGATTCTTTACCTGGCTTTCGATCCCTTCGACCTGGTCCACGACGAGGCCTACTACTGGGATTGGTCGCGGCAGTTGGATTACGGTTACTTCAGCAAGCCCCCGATGATCGCCTGGATCATCGGTTTGTCGACACGACTATTGGGCGATCACGAATTCGCCGTTCGCCTGCCGGCGGCGCTACTAGGAACAGGCAGCCTGGCGTTTGTCTTTCTGCTGGCCCGCCGGATGTACGATGCGAAGGTCGGTTTCTGGGCGACGCTTTTGGCAGCGATGACGCCTGGTAACGCGGCAATGAGCTTGTTGATGACCATCGACGCTCCGTTCCTCTTCTTCTGGAGCGTCGCCATGTATTGCTTCTGGCGACTACTGGAACGCGGGGAAGATCGTTGGAAATGGTTGGTGGCAACCACCGTTGTCATCGGTCTCGGCCTGCTGACCAAGCAAACCATGGCCGGCATGCTGGTCTTTGGTGGACTGTTCGTCCTACTTTCACGGGAAGACCGACACGAAGCGATTCGCCCGACACTTTACGTCTGTGCTGTCGGAGCTTTGTTGTTCCTCGCTCCCGTTTTCTACTGGAACTATCAACACGACTGGGTCACGCTGCATCACACCAGCGAACACTTCCAAGGCGAACCGGTGACGCTTCTGCGCCGCGTGGCCGTTTCCCTGGAATTTGTCGGCGGGTTGTTCGGCGTCATTTCGCCGGTCACGTTCTTTCTGTTCGCCTGCGTGACAGCATTCGGTCTGTTTGCGTTTCGCAGCGTCGGACGTCGCGAACGCTATTTGCTTTGCCTGAGCGCGTTGCCGATGATGCTCGTCCTGGGATTGAGTTTGAAGCAGCGACTGGAATTGAATTGGCCGGCTCCCTTCTTCAGTGCCGGTATCATCCTGGTGGCCGCTTGGGCACTGGGCCGTTTTCAATTGCCTGGTTTGTTTCTCAAGGGCAGCGAGACGCGCTTACGCTATGCGGCTACCGTCGGTGCGATCTTCCTGGCAGGCACCTATGCGATGCCGCTGGCATTGCCGATGTTGGGACTCAATGGAAGCAAGGTCGATGTGCTGGTTCGGCTAAGAGGCTGGGAAGAACTCGGCAACGAAGTCGGCAGTCGTTTAGAAACACACCAGGCCGGATCGCAGGCCATGATCGTGACGGCCGGTCGAGCGGTCGCCTCGGAGCTGGCCTTCTACATGCCGCAGCATCCGAAAGTTTACCTCTGGGGAGATAACCAGTTTCCTCTCTCGCAATACGATGTTTGGGGCGGACCGGAAGCGACGGAGAGCCAGGATTTTCTGCTCGTAGCCCACCAGGAAGACGAGATCCCTCTTCCCCTCAAGATGGCGTTTGAATCGATCGAGCTGCTGGAAGAGGTGGAAGTGGAAGTCGGTCCCAATCGCAAGCATGCTGTGACGGTCTACCGCGGTCAGGGCTTTCGGGGTTGGTCCGTCGCCAAGAGCATTCAGGCCGACCAGCAGACGATGCATCGCTAG
- a CDS encoding LptF/LptG family permease, whose product MSTIQRYVLWEITKVFLLCLGITVLLMTVGGGVNEGLKKGLPPGVILNMLPYFIPEMLRYTIPGCMLFAVCTAFGRMAASNEITAIKSAGINPMELMWPVLTLAYFLSFFTFWMYDACAAWSRPNLHRVVAESLDDTVYGVLRTQRNFKMSGFSVTVKSVQDRKLISPTFQVAATDSQPSIYLEVEEAELKTDPETGILQLICRDGTVEFGEEGSFEFPDERVIYLDHLNSIELNEDNSSPANLTLKAIPQQIDREKVIVEEAQAKLSDVTTITGAETVEDVQHHFNHHQKRLFRLQAERQRRLANGFGVFCFVCMGIPVAIWRKSSDNVSTFFTCFLPILLLYYPLLVIGEQTAREGTFGSAPVWIANAVLITIGAALIWRVNRN is encoded by the coding sequence ATGTCAACGATCCAGAGGTACGTATTGTGGGAGATCACCAAGGTCTTCCTGCTCTGCCTCGGAATCACCGTGCTTCTGATGACGGTCGGTGGTGGTGTGAACGAAGGGCTGAAGAAAGGGTTGCCTCCTGGGGTGATCCTGAACATGCTGCCCTACTTCATTCCTGAGATGCTGCGGTACACCATCCCCGGCTGCATGCTGTTCGCCGTCTGTACGGCTTTCGGACGCATGGCCGCCTCGAACGAGATCACGGCGATCAAGTCGGCTGGCATTAATCCCATGGAATTGATGTGGCCGGTGCTCACGCTGGCCTACTTTCTCAGCTTCTTTACCTTCTGGATGTACGATGCCTGTGCGGCATGGTCTCGGCCGAACCTGCACCGCGTGGTGGCCGAATCTTTAGACGATACGGTCTACGGCGTGCTGCGGACGCAACGCAACTTCAAGATGTCTGGCTTCTCGGTGACGGTGAAGTCGGTGCAAGATCGCAAGTTGATCAGCCCGACGTTTCAGGTCGCGGCGACCGATTCACAGCCGTCGATTTACCTGGAGGTCGAAGAGGCCGAACTGAAGACCGATCCCGAGACAGGCATCCTGCAACTGATCTGCCGCGATGGTACGGTCGAATTCGGCGAGGAAGGCTCATTCGAATTCCCCGACGAACGTGTGATCTATCTTGATCATCTTAATTCCATCGAACTGAATGAAGACAATTCGTCTCCGGCGAACCTCACCCTGAAAGCGATTCCACAGCAGATCGATCGAGAGAAGGTCATCGTCGAGGAAGCTCAAGCTAAACTTTCCGATGTGACCACGATCACCGGAGCCGAGACGGTCGAGGATGTTCAGCATCACTTCAACCATCATCAAAAGCGACTATTTCGCTTGCAGGCCGAGCGTCAGCGCCGCTTAGCCAATGGCTTTGGTGTCTTTTGTTTTGTTTGCATGGGCATCCCTGTTGCCATTTGGAGAAAGTCTTCGGACAACGTTTCGACCTTCTTTACCTGCTTCCTGCCTATCTTGTTGTTGTATTACCCGCTGCTGGTCATTGGCGAACAGACGGCCCGCGAAGGAACGTTCGGCTCGGCACCAGTGTGGATTGCCAATGCCGTCCTGATCACGATCGGCGCGGCACTCATTTGGCGAGTGAATCGAAACTAG